The Virgibacillus sp. MSP4-1 genome has a segment encoding these proteins:
- a CDS encoding NUDIX domain-containing protein, producing the protein MSSNPRPASTVILMNKGKVYLTKRPETMKFLGGYYVFPGGAVERDDEPDEHESFAEFQQQSFSFAHYIAAARELFEEVGVLLAKSGNAELTFKEHSKDDYRSLLVNNRISFREMLKKENFKFDSSALHYFGRRITPQSSPIRFDTRFFIADLPTHQAPSPDWNEIDHAFWSTPEEALNDFEKGTLKLVPPTITSLQTLTHYNNGGPLRMPDNIIE; encoded by the coding sequence TTGAGTTCAAATCCAAGACCTGCTTCCACGGTCATTCTTATGAATAAGGGAAAGGTTTATCTTACAAAACGACCGGAAACAATGAAATTTCTGGGTGGATACTACGTTTTTCCGGGAGGAGCGGTGGAGAGAGATGATGAACCAGACGAACATGAATCATTTGCAGAATTCCAGCAGCAGTCCTTTTCATTCGCCCATTATATCGCAGCCGCCAGGGAGCTGTTTGAAGAAGTGGGTGTATTACTGGCGAAATCGGGGAATGCTGAGTTGACTTTTAAGGAACATTCCAAAGACGATTATCGAAGTTTATTAGTGAACAACCGGATTTCCTTTCGGGAGATGCTGAAGAAGGAAAACTTCAAATTTGACAGCTCAGCATTACACTATTTTGGGCGCCGGATTACCCCACAATCAAGCCCGATCCGTTTTGATACTCGTTTTTTTATTGCGGATTTACCTACTCATCAAGCACCTTCTCCGGACTGGAATGAAATTGATCATGCCTTCTGGAGTACACCAGAAGAGGCCCTTAACGATTTTGAAAAAGGAACTTTAAAGCTGGTTCCACCGACCATCACATCTTTACAAACCCTTACGCATTACAACAACGGCGGACCGCTCAGGATGCCGGACAACATAATAGAATAA
- the thpD gene encoding ectoine hydroxylase, whose amino-acid sequence MKDFYPSRVNPEPSIMERKDPVLYGSQSDGPLNNTELDFYKQNGYILLEKMFTDDEVDVLRKELDQTMNDHKSIERPDIVREQGSDEIRSIFEVHKNTEFFQKLSSHERLVNIAQQLLGDDVYINQSRINFKPGFKGKEFYWHSDFETWHVEDGMPRMRAVSCSIILTDNYEYNGPLMLIPGSQNYYVQCASGTPDSHFEQSLKKQEFGTPDNESLKWLVDQSGGRIDRATGAAGSVLFFESNIMHGSSGNISPFPRSNVFFVFNSIQNKLEKPFSDLTPRPEFLANRENIKPIQPKSFDLTKKLIQS is encoded by the coding sequence ATGAAAGACTTCTATCCATCCAGAGTAAACCCAGAACCTTCTATTATGGAAAGGAAGGATCCGGTACTTTACGGATCTCAATCAGATGGACCTCTAAACAACACAGAACTGGACTTTTACAAACAAAACGGCTACATATTGCTGGAAAAGATGTTCACAGATGATGAAGTAGATGTTCTGCGCAAAGAACTGGATCAGACGATGAATGACCACAAATCTATTGAGAGACCTGATATTGTCCGTGAGCAGGGCAGTGATGAAATACGTTCCATTTTTGAAGTGCACAAGAATACGGAATTTTTCCAGAAGCTATCTTCACATGAACGACTGGTCAATATCGCCCAGCAGTTACTTGGAGACGATGTTTACATCAACCAGTCGAGAATTAACTTTAAACCTGGTTTTAAAGGAAAAGAGTTCTACTGGCATTCTGACTTTGAAACCTGGCATGTGGAGGACGGAATGCCGCGTATGCGCGCTGTTAGCTGTTCGATTATTTTAACCGATAACTATGAATATAATGGGCCGCTTATGCTCATTCCTGGTTCACAGAATTATTATGTTCAATGTGCGAGTGGAACACCGGACAGCCACTTTGAACAGTCCTTAAAGAAACAGGAATTTGGAACACCGGACAATGAGAGTCTGAAATGGCTGGTCGACCAAAGTGGCGGAAGAATTGATCGTGCAACAGGTGCGGCTGGATCTGTATTATTCTTTGAGAGTAACATTATGCACGGGTCGAGTGGTAACATCTCACCATTTCCGCGCAGCAATGTGTTCTTCGTCTTTAACAGTATCCAGAATAAATTGGAGAAGCCATTTTCAGACCTGACACCAAGACCTGAATTTTTGGCAAACCGCGAAAATATTAAGCCGATTCAGCCGAAATCATTTGATTTAACAAAGAAACTCATACAATCTTAG
- the selD gene encoding selenide, water dikinase SelD, whose translation MSDEEIFKLTSMTTKGGUGCKIGPEDLSQVLRHLPENEPNPNLLVGLDTADDAGVYKINDDTALVQTLDYFTPIVDDPYMFGQIAAANALSDVYAMGGKPITAMNIVGFPVNTLDKGILADILAGSSDKVREAGAALVGGHSIDDQEPKFGLSVTGTVHPDKIRTNVGAKPGDQLILTKPIGVGILTTAIKRDLLDTDDIDQVMNVMAALNKSAAEIMEDYEVHACTDVTGFGLLGHTSEMAEGSQTGITLKMDQIPVLPKTRELAKQDVVPGGSKKNFMWLSDRVEYDSSISEIDQIILCDAITSGGLLIAVPEKDAKEIQSKLEKKDVQSAIIGEVTESNPGKIQVI comes from the coding sequence ATGTCAGATGAGGAAATTTTCAAACTTACTTCAATGACAACTAAGGGTGGCTGAGGGTGTAAAATTGGTCCAGAAGACCTGTCGCAGGTTCTGCGGCATTTACCTGAAAACGAGCCCAACCCGAATTTACTGGTAGGATTAGATACAGCTGATGACGCAGGGGTATATAAAATCAATGATGATACAGCCCTTGTCCAGACTCTTGATTACTTTACACCTATTGTGGATGATCCATATATGTTCGGACAGATTGCTGCAGCAAACGCTCTCAGTGATGTATATGCTATGGGCGGAAAACCAATTACCGCCATGAATATTGTAGGTTTTCCGGTTAATACATTAGATAAAGGGATTCTAGCTGATATTTTGGCCGGTTCTTCAGATAAAGTCAGAGAAGCTGGAGCAGCACTGGTGGGAGGACATTCCATCGATGATCAGGAGCCGAAGTTCGGCCTTTCCGTAACGGGTACTGTCCATCCGGATAAAATACGTACTAACGTTGGAGCGAAGCCAGGGGATCAACTTATCCTCACAAAGCCAATTGGTGTAGGGATCTTAACCACAGCAATCAAAAGAGATCTGCTTGATACAGATGATATTGATCAAGTGATGAATGTAATGGCTGCTTTAAACAAATCAGCGGCAGAAATTATGGAGGACTATGAAGTGCATGCCTGTACAGATGTAACGGGCTTCGGTTTATTAGGACATACCAGCGAGATGGCTGAAGGTAGTCAGACAGGAATAACCTTAAAGATGGATCAAATTCCTGTTTTACCTAAAACCCGTGAGTTAGCTAAACAGGATGTCGTGCCAGGTGGTTCTAAGAAGAATTTCATGTGGTTAAGTGATCGAGTGGAATACGATTCTTCCATTAGTGAAATTGATCAGATTATCCTTTGTGATGCCATTACTTCTGGAGGACTGTTAATAGCTGTTCCGGAAAAGGATGCAAAAGAAATACAGTCCAAGCTTGAGAAAAAGGATGTTCAATCAGCAATTATCGGGGAAGTAACTGAATCTAATCCAGGAAAAATCCAAGTGATTTAA
- a CDS encoding AAA family ATPase, whose translation MKFVLIFGPQAVGKMTVGHALTRITDLKLFHNHMTIDLVLNFFEFGSKSFNHLNNMFRYEIFREVARSDLEGLIFTYVWAFNEQEDWQFVDEICSIFESNGGEVYFVELEADRDERVLRNKTPYRLEQKPTKRNVQFSENELIKSMDQYRLNSKEGEITRKNYIRINNTDKSSEEVARIIKNQFEL comes from the coding sequence ATGAAATTTGTTTTGATTTTTGGACCACAAGCAGTCGGGAAGATGACAGTAGGCCATGCCTTAACAAGAATAACAGATTTAAAGTTGTTTCATAACCATATGACGATTGACTTAGTGCTGAATTTTTTTGAATTTGGGAGTAAATCGTTTAACCACCTGAATAATATGTTTCGCTATGAAATCTTTCGTGAAGTCGCCAGGAGTGACCTGGAAGGGCTTATCTTCACATATGTGTGGGCCTTTAATGAACAGGAGGACTGGCAATTTGTAGATGAGATTTGTTCCATTTTTGAATCGAATGGGGGAGAAGTTTATTTTGTGGAGCTTGAAGCGGACAGGGACGAAAGAGTTTTACGTAACAAAACTCCTTATCGTTTAGAGCAAAAGCCAACAAAAAGAAATGTTCAGTTTTCAGAGAATGAACTGATCAAATCCATGGATCAATATCGACTAAATTCCAAGGAAGGAGAAATTACCCGAAAAAATTACATCCGAATTAATAATACTGATAAAAGCTCAGAGGAGGTTGCCCGCATCATAAAGAACCAATTTGAATTATAG
- a CDS encoding S8 family peptidase gives MLEQVRLIDYQVVAQMDTTNQVPEGVRFIRAPEVWEMSRGENQTIAVLDTGCADHKDLRNNITGGRNFTNDDNGNPDIYADYNGHGTHVAGTIGATENGDGIAGVAPEAQLLIVKVLDENGSGQYDWIIQGIQYAVEQEVDMISMSLGGPEDVPELHEAIKTAVHEHNIPVVCAAGNEGDGDHETKELAYPGSYNEVISVGAIDLERNSSDFSNSNKQVDLVAPGEQITSTYLDGKYATLNGTSMAAPHITGSLALIKSIENKNFGRNLTEAELYAQLIKRTVPLGFSPKVEGNGVIFLPLLEYIQDVYRDLNIQLKNLSSD, from the coding sequence GTGCTGGAACAAGTTCGTTTGATTGATTATCAGGTGGTTGCGCAAATGGATACGACCAATCAAGTACCTGAGGGTGTCCGTTTTATACGGGCTCCGGAAGTCTGGGAAATGTCAAGGGGGGAAAATCAGACCATTGCCGTTTTAGATACAGGGTGTGCGGACCATAAGGATTTAAGAAATAACATTACAGGCGGGCGCAACTTCACAAATGACGATAATGGAAATCCTGACATTTATGCGGATTATAATGGTCATGGGACACATGTAGCAGGTACAATTGGCGCAACAGAGAACGGAGATGGAATTGCGGGTGTTGCTCCTGAAGCACAATTACTGATTGTAAAAGTTTTAGATGAAAATGGTTCCGGACAGTATGATTGGATCATTCAGGGAATTCAATATGCTGTCGAACAAGAGGTGGATATGATATCCATGTCTTTAGGGGGTCCTGAGGATGTGCCGGAGCTCCATGAAGCCATAAAAACGGCTGTGCATGAGCACAACATTCCTGTCGTTTGTGCAGCAGGAAATGAGGGAGATGGAGACCACGAAACCAAGGAATTAGCTTACCCCGGCTCCTATAATGAAGTAATCAGTGTAGGTGCAATAGATTTGGAAAGAAACTCCTCTGATTTTTCAAATTCCAATAAACAAGTTGATCTGGTTGCACCAGGAGAACAAATTACATCTACCTATCTTGATGGGAAATACGCAACGCTAAACGGAACTTCTATGGCTGCTCCCCATATTACAGGTTCCCTGGCACTAATTAAAAGCATTGAAAATAAAAACTTTGGACGGAATTTAACAGAAGCGGAATTATATGCTCAGCTTATTAAACGTACAGTTCCGTTAGGGTTTTCTCCAAAAGTTGAGGGGAATGGGGTTATCTTTCTGCCGCTGCTGGAATATATACAGGATGTTTATCGTGATTTAAATATTCAGCTAAAGAATCTTTCGTCTGACTAA
- a CDS encoding MBL fold metallo-hydrolase: MKNVKIIRIPVATPTLWPNTETNCYLIGSEQESLLIDAGYDTEETKNKIEQAVEKHGVQPPESILLTHSHPDHAPGVRQLRDLSPTVYCHEAEYDPIADSISPVKNIKTLNDGDILTISQTEMEVIHGPGHTAGQLNLYIPSEKMLLAGDNVVSEGTTWIGPPDGDMSDYLSTLDRLKKLDIEKVGPGHGEWVLNPKDKLEFIIARRLKREQQIKDLLHEHKELSARELTQHIYKDQIHPSVFDVAKRTIEAHLNKLIKEDQVKQQNNSYIPSS, from the coding sequence GTGAAGAATGTAAAAATTATACGTATACCAGTTGCTACGCCGACATTATGGCCAAACACCGAAACAAACTGTTATCTAATCGGAAGTGAGCAGGAATCATTACTGATAGATGCCGGGTATGATACAGAAGAAACAAAAAATAAAATTGAGCAGGCGGTTGAAAAACATGGAGTTCAGCCTCCTGAGTCAATTTTATTAACTCATTCGCATCCGGATCATGCCCCTGGTGTTCGTCAGCTAAGGGATTTATCTCCAACCGTTTATTGTCATGAGGCAGAATATGACCCTATCGCCGATTCAATCTCCCCTGTTAAAAACATTAAAACGTTAAATGACGGGGATATTTTAACGATTAGCCAAACAGAAATGGAAGTTATTCATGGCCCCGGGCATACGGCCGGCCAATTAAATTTATACATTCCATCAGAAAAAATGTTATTAGCCGGAGACAATGTTGTATCTGAAGGAACCACCTGGATTGGTCCACCCGATGGGGATATGAGTGACTATTTAAGTACCTTAGACCGTTTAAAAAAGTTAGACATTGAAAAAGTCGGACCGGGCCATGGTGAATGGGTTTTAAATCCAAAAGATAAGCTGGAATTTATTATTGCCCGTAGATTAAAACGGGAACAGCAAATCAAGGACTTACTTCACGAACATAAGGAATTGTCCGCAAGGGAGTTAACACAGCATATTTATAAAGATCAGATACATCCAAGTGTATTTGATGTTGCTAAGCGTACGATTGAAGCCCACTTAAACAAATTAATAAAAGAAGATCAGGTTAAGCAACAAAATAACAGCTATATACCTTCCTCATAA
- the htpG gene encoding molecular chaperone HtpG: MEKREFQAESKRLLEMMINSIYSKKEVFLRELISNASDAIDKIYYRALSDESLTFEKDQYYIKVEADKDQRTLIIRDTGIGMTKEELENNLGTIAESGTLNFKNETEIEDGHDIIGQFGVGFYAAFMVADVVTVYTKSLESDKAWKWRSEGTEGYTIEEYKKEDPGTVIVLNIKENTEDETYDEFLEQDRLQDIIKKYSDFIRYPIKMDITEERPKEDNEEELEKVTEEQVVNSMVPIWKKNKNELTKEDYENFYNEKRYGFDKPLKHMHIQVDGTIRFDSILYIPENIPFDYYTQDYEKGLELYSNGVLIMHKCADLLPDYFSFVKGLVDSEDLSLNISREMLQQDRQVRLIQKNLNKKIKNELKKMLKNDRENYEKFFESFGRQLKFGVYNNFGQDKETLQDLLLFYSSKEKKLVSLDEYISRMPEDQKYIYYATGDSIDRIEKLPQTELVLDKGYEILYFTEEVDEFAIKMINTYNEKEFRSVSSGDLGIEDEESKEETENEEKENKELFDKMKDVLSGKVKDVKVSKRLKSHPVCLTADGEISIEMEKVISQMPDNQNIKADKILEINASHDVFRSLQTAFANNDEETLKLYTNLLYNQALLIEGLPIQDPVEFTNDICKVMA; encoded by the coding sequence ATGGAAAAACGAGAATTTCAGGCTGAATCCAAGCGTCTCCTGGAAATGATGATTAACTCGATTTACTCTAAAAAAGAAGTCTTCTTACGTGAGTTAATTTCTAACGCCAGCGATGCGATTGATAAAATCTATTACAGAGCCCTTTCGGATGAATCCCTGACCTTTGAGAAAGATCAATACTACATAAAAGTGGAAGCTGATAAGGATCAGCGTACATTAATAATTAGAGACACGGGAATCGGAATGACCAAGGAAGAACTGGAAAATAATTTGGGAACCATTGCTGAAAGTGGCACCCTTAACTTTAAAAATGAAACTGAGATTGAAGATGGTCACGATATCATCGGTCAGTTTGGCGTCGGTTTCTATGCTGCATTTATGGTTGCAGACGTTGTAACTGTGTATACCAAATCTCTAGAGAGTGACAAAGCCTGGAAATGGCGATCTGAAGGAACAGAAGGTTATACGATAGAAGAATATAAGAAAGAAGATCCTGGAACGGTTATCGTGTTGAACATAAAGGAAAATACAGAAGATGAAACGTACGATGAGTTTCTCGAACAGGATCGTCTTCAGGACATTATTAAAAAATACTCTGATTTCATTCGTTATCCAATTAAAATGGATATAACTGAAGAGCGTCCTAAAGAAGACAATGAGGAAGAACTGGAGAAGGTTACAGAAGAACAAGTGGTTAATAGTATGGTTCCTATTTGGAAAAAGAACAAAAACGAATTAACCAAAGAAGACTATGAAAACTTTTACAATGAGAAACGCTATGGATTCGACAAACCACTTAAACATATGCACATTCAGGTAGACGGAACGATTCGTTTTGACTCTATTCTCTATATCCCGGAAAATATACCGTTTGATTATTATACACAGGACTATGAAAAAGGACTTGAGCTTTATTCAAATGGTGTCCTCATTATGCATAAATGTGCTGATTTATTGCCGGATTACTTCAGTTTTGTGAAAGGTCTGGTTGACTCTGAAGATCTGTCACTGAATATCTCCCGTGAAATGCTGCAGCAGGATCGCCAGGTCAGACTCATCCAGAAAAATCTAAACAAAAAGATTAAAAATGAATTGAAGAAAATGCTGAAAAATGACCGGGAAAACTATGAAAAATTCTTTGAATCCTTTGGCAGACAGCTTAAATTCGGAGTTTATAATAATTTCGGACAAGATAAAGAAACCCTGCAGGACTTGTTGCTGTTCTATTCGTCTAAAGAGAAAAAGCTTGTGAGTCTGGATGAATATATATCCAGAATGCCGGAAGATCAGAAATATATTTATTATGCAACAGGAGATTCTATTGATCGTATTGAAAAACTGCCGCAAACGGAGCTTGTGCTTGACAAAGGATATGAAATTTTATATTTCACTGAAGAAGTAGACGAATTCGCGATTAAAATGATAAACACGTATAACGAGAAAGAATTCAGATCTGTCTCCAGTGGTGATTTGGGTATAGAAGATGAAGAATCGAAAGAGGAAACCGAGAATGAGGAGAAGGAAAATAAAGAACTCTTTGACAAAATGAAAGACGTTCTATCTGGAAAAGTAAAAGATGTAAAAGTTTCAAAACGATTAAAATCCCATCCTGTATGTCTCACCGCAGATGGAGAAATTTCCATTGAGATGGAAAAAGTCATCAGTCAAATGCCGGATAATCAGAACATTAAAGCGGACAAAATTCTCGAGATTAACGCCAGCCATGACGTATTCCGCTCGTTACAGACAGCATTTGCCAATAATGATGAAGAAACCTTAAAACTTTACACGAACCTTTTATATAACCAGGCATTACTCATCGAAGGGTTACCTATTCAGGATCCGGTTGAGTTCACCAATGATATTTGTAAGGTAATGGCTTGA